One part of the Parambassis ranga chromosome 8, fParRan2.1, whole genome shotgun sequence genome encodes these proteins:
- the arf2a gene encoding ARF GTPase 2a, with the protein MGNFASLFKGLFGKKEMRILMVGLDAAGKTTILYKLKLGEIVTTIPTIGFNVETVEFKNISFTVWDVGGQDKIRPLWRHYFQNTQGLIFVVDSNDRERVGEAKEELMRMLAEDELRDAVLLVFANKQDLPNAMNAAEITDKLTLHSLRHRNWYIQATCATSGDGLYEGLDWLSSQLKNAK; encoded by the exons ATGGGTAACTTTGCTAGTTTGTTCAAAGGATTGTTTGGCAAGAAAGAGATGAGAATCCTAATGGTAGGACTGGATGCTGCTGGAAAGACTACCATCTTATACAAACTCAAACTTGGAGAAATTGTTACCACAATCCCTACAATTG GTTTTAATGTTGAGACGGTAGAATTCAAGAACATCAGTTTCACAGTGTGGGATGTTGGTGGTCAGGACAAGATCAGGCCACTCTGGAGGCATTATTTCCAAAACACACAAG GCCTAATATTTGTAGTGGACAGCAATGACAGAGAGCGAGTGGGCGAAGCAAAAGAGGAGCTGATGAGAATGCTGGCCGAAGACGAGCTGAGGGATGCCGTGCTGCTTGTGTTTGCTAACAAACAG GACCTTCCCAATGCCATGAATGCAGCTGAGATCACAGACAAGCTGACCCTACACTCCCTGCGTCATCGTAACTGGTATATCCAAGCCACATGCGCCACTAGCGGAGACGGTCTCTATGAGGGTCTGGACTGGCTTTCAAGCCAGCTAAAGAATGCAAAATGA